The Thiothrix subterranea genome has a segment encoding these proteins:
- a CDS encoding type II toxin-antitoxin system PemK/MazF family toxin produces the protein MVIKQGEIYWVDLGEPAGSEPGYRHPHLVLQNDVFNASLISTVVVCSLTSNLKRAQSPGNVLLKKGEANLPKASVVNVSQIYTVNKDELTEKIGNVSAERMQEIIAGVQLLIERRIL, from the coding sequence ATGGTAATCAAGCAAGGTGAGATTTATTGGGTGGATTTAGGCGAACCCGCAGGTTCAGAACCGGGCTACCGCCACCCGCATCTAGTGCTGCAAAATGACGTATTCAATGCCAGCCTGATTAGCACAGTAGTGGTTTGCAGCCTCACCTCTAACCTCAAACGGGCGCAATCCCCCGGCAACGTATTGCTAAAAAAAGGTGAGGCAAACCTCCCCAAAGCCAGTGTGGTGAATGTCTCCCAAATCTACACCGTCAACAAGGACGAACTGACCGAAAAAATCGGTAACGTGTCAGCAGAACGGATGCAGGAAATCATTGCAGGCGTGCAACTATTGATCGAACGACGGATATTATAA
- a CDS encoding YaiI/YqxD family protein, with product MQIWVDADACPNVIKEILFRAAERLQIRTTLVANQPLRIPPSLYIKTIQVQAGFDVADNRIVQDLEAGDLVITADIPLAAEVIEKQGHALNPRGQFYTPENIRERLRVRNAMEEMRNSGVMTGGPATLSLSDRQAFANQLDRFLTKHGLTPRKI from the coding sequence ATGCAAATCTGGGTCGATGCCGATGCCTGCCCCAATGTAATCAAGGAAATCCTATTTCGCGCGGCGGAACGCTTGCAAATTCGCACCACGCTGGTGGCAAATCAACCCCTGCGGATTCCGCCGTCACTCTACATCAAAACCATTCAAGTGCAGGCGGGCTTTGATGTGGCGGATAACCGCATCGTGCAAGATTTGGAAGCAGGCGATTTGGTGATTACCGCCGATATTCCCTTGGCGGCAGAGGTGATCGAAAAACAGGGACACGCGCTGAATCCACGCGGGCAATTTTACACCCCGGAAAATATTCGCGAACGTTTGCGGGTACGCAATGCGATGGAAGAAATGCGCAACAGCGGGGTGATGACCGGCGGGCCTGCGACCTTGAGTTTGAGTGATCGGCAGGCGTTTGCGAATCAGTTAGACCGTTTCCTCACCAAACACGGCTTAACGCCGCGTAAGATTTGA
- a CDS encoding DNA cytosine methyltransferase: MPNKIISLFSGAGGMDIGFHQAGFITAVAVEQDSSCCATLRKNMSDTPIIEGDITTLPTHAILAKAGLQPLEPALVVGGPPCQSFSLAGKRMGLDDPRGRLVLEFLRVVREALPVAFVMENVKGMMNWEGGKALKAILDEASQPITYQNQIYQYQVSYQVLDAVDFGAPQFRERIFIIGNRIGKSFTFPKPTHTAPANHQADLFAKHHQTWQSVWDGIGSLPNADEPSDTAMKVAGTIKGRIARHGY; the protein is encoded by the coding sequence ATGCCAAACAAAATCATTAGCCTTTTTTCGGGAGCAGGTGGCATGGACATAGGTTTTCACCAAGCCGGGTTCATCACTGCTGTAGCCGTCGAACAAGACAGTTCCTGTTGCGCTACGTTACGCAAAAATATGTCGGATACTCCAATTATCGAAGGCGATATTACAACACTACCCACCCATGCGATTTTGGCTAAAGCAGGTTTACAACCCTTGGAGCCTGCTTTAGTAGTTGGTGGCCCCCCTTGCCAAAGTTTTAGCTTAGCGGGTAAACGCATGGGCTTAGATGACCCTAGAGGTCGTTTGGTTTTAGAATTTCTGCGCGTGGTACGCGAAGCATTACCCGTTGCCTTTGTGATGGAAAATGTTAAGGGCATGATGAATTGGGAAGGCGGGAAAGCACTAAAAGCTATTTTAGATGAAGCCTCCCAACCTATTACGTATCAAAATCAAATCTATCAATACCAAGTATCCTATCAAGTATTGGATGCTGTTGATTTTGGTGCACCCCAATTCAGGGAACGTATTTTTATTATCGGTAATCGCATAGGAAAAAGCTTTACGTTTCCTAAACCAACGCACACAGCCCCTGCCAATCACCAAGCAGACCTATTTGCTAAGCACCATCAAACATGGCAATCGGTCTGGGATGGCATTGGTTCATTACCAAACGCCGACGAACCCTCCGATACCGCGATGAAAGTAGCGGGAACGATAAAAGGAAGGATTGCCCGACATGGTTATTAA
- the arsJ gene encoding organoarsenical effux MFS transporter ArsJ: MTTDLRNYLTVTFGYWAFTLTDGAIRMLVVLYFHQLGYSPFQVAMLFLFYEFFGIVTNLVGGWLAARLGLNVTMHMGMVLQIVALGMLVPTHLLSVPYVMAAQALSGIAKDLNKMSAKASVKTLVPKDANTRLFKWVAILTGSKNALKGAGFFLGAVLLQGVGFQDAMLILAGSLFAVTLMTLLLLPDEIGKSKSKPKFSQVFSNNAAINWLSAARFFLFGARDVWFVVAVPVFMSGVLGWSFTQVGTFMAAWVIGYGVVQASAPALLRLKAHSLGAGAAQFWALVLLVIPAGIAIALAQGWDAGTVLVTGLLIFGVVFAINSALHSYLILAYADHDKVALKVGFYYMANAGGRLAGTVLSGWGYQQYGLEGCLWFSTAFVFAALLLSLPLTRLRHA, from the coding sequence ATGACAACCGACCTGCGCAATTACCTCACCGTCACCTTCGGCTACTGGGCATTCACCCTCACCGATGGCGCAATCCGTATGCTGGTGGTGCTGTATTTTCACCAGCTCGGTTATTCGCCGTTTCAGGTGGCGATGCTGTTTTTGTTCTACGAATTTTTCGGCATTGTGACCAATTTGGTCGGCGGTTGGCTGGCGGCACGATTGGGACTGAATGTCACCATGCACATGGGGATGGTGTTGCAAATCGTGGCGTTGGGGATGCTCGTTCCCACGCATTTGCTCTCGGTGCCGTATGTGATGGCAGCGCAAGCCCTTTCAGGCATTGCCAAAGACTTAAACAAAATGTCGGCGAAAGCCAGTGTCAAAACCCTCGTGCCGAAGGATGCGAATACGCGCTTATTCAAATGGGTGGCAATTCTGACCGGCTCGAAAAATGCGTTGAAAGGCGCGGGCTTTTTCCTCGGTGCAGTGTTGTTGCAAGGCGTTGGCTTCCAAGATGCAATGCTGATCCTCGCGGGTAGTTTGTTTGCCGTGACCTTGATGACGCTGTTGCTGTTGCCCGATGAGATTGGTAAATCCAAATCTAAACCGAAATTTTCGCAGGTATTTTCCAATAATGCGGCGATTAATTGGTTGTCAGCAGCGCGGTTTTTCCTGTTCGGGGCGCGGGATGTGTGGTTTGTGGTTGCCGTGCCGGTGTTTATGTCGGGCGTGTTGGGCTGGAGTTTTACCCAAGTCGGTACTTTCATGGCGGCGTGGGTCATCGGTTACGGCGTGGTGCAAGCCAGTGCGCCCGCTTTATTGCGGTTGAAAGCGCATTCGCTGGGTGCGGGTGCGGCGCAATTTTGGGCATTGGTATTGCTGGTGATTCCGGCAGGCATTGCCATCGCACTCGCGCAAGGTTGGGATGCCGGAACGGTGTTAGTCACCGGCTTGCTGATTTTCGGCGTGGTATTTGCCATCAATTCAGCGCTGCATTCGTACCTGATTCTGGCGTATGCCGATCACGACAAAGTGGCTCTGAAAGTCGGATTTTACTACATGGCAAATGCCGGAGGGCGCTTGGCAGGCACGGTATTATCCGGCTGGGGTTATCAGCAATACGGGTTGGAAGGCTGTTTGTGGTTTTCCACCGCGTTTGTATTCGCCGCATTATTACTCTCATTGCCGCTGACGCGACTGCGCCACGCCTAA
- a CDS encoding DNA cytosine methyltransferase yields MVIKNHQKTAHAPTTLEKIKIVPIGGKLSQIKQTFGSTYRRLDPTKPSPTVTRSGYRDFIHPYEDRMLTVRELACLQTFPLHWEFIGTRLDSYSSKRIVTMTQFGQVGNAVPPVLAKAIGLAIKTQIFEDNLGE; encoded by the coding sequence ATGGTTATTAAAAATCACCAAAAAACGGCACACGCGCCAACGACGTTGGAAAAAATTAAAATTGTCCCTATTGGTGGCAAGCTCAGTCAGATCAAACAAACGTTTGGCTCCACCTATCGGCGGCTTGATCCCACGAAACCTTCACCAACTGTAACCCGTAGCGGTTATCGCGATTTCATCCATCCGTATGAAGATCGAATGCTGACGGTACGTGAGTTGGCTTGCTTACAAACGTTTCCTCTCCATTGGGAATTCATCGGTACACGTTTAGATTCATACAGCAGCAAACGCATTGTCACGATGACGCAATTCGGTCAGGTTGGTAACGCAGTTCCCCCCGTGCTTGCCAAGGCGATTGGTCTTGCGATCAAGACACAAATTTTCGAGGATAACTTAGGTGAATAA